From the Pseudarthrobacter sp. MM222 genome, one window contains:
- the rsfS gene encoding ribosome silencing factor codes for MTATESSIATARHAARAASEKLADDIVALDVSERLALADVFLIASAPSERQVNAIVDGIEEELTKFGLKPTRREGRSGGRWVLLDYSDIVIHVQHEEDRVFYALERLWKDCPVVDLQLGEDASAKAAVASDSE; via the coding sequence GTGACTGCAACAGAATCATCCATCGCCACAGCCCGCCACGCAGCCCGCGCTGCCTCGGAGAAACTCGCCGATGACATCGTGGCGCTGGACGTCAGCGAGCGGCTGGCCCTGGCCGACGTCTTCCTGATTGCCTCGGCGCCCTCCGAGCGCCAGGTCAACGCGATCGTGGACGGCATCGAGGAAGAGCTCACCAAGTTCGGCCTCAAGCCGACCCGCCGTGAAGGACGCTCCGGCGGACGCTGGGTCCTGCTGGACTACTCGGACATCGTCATCCACGTCCAGCACGAGGAAGACCGGGTGTTCTACGCACTCGAGCGCCTGTGGAAGGACTGCCCCGTGGTGGACCTCCAGCTGGGTGAGGACGCATCCGCCAAGGCCGCCGTCGCCTCCGACTCGGAGTAA
- a CDS encoding glutamate-5-semialdehyde dehydrogenase, with protein MTEALTPRSAVLADKLIADGLIPADGPSQGVRATPASPEAAEAPGEADVEAAVHAIADRSRHAARRMAGANRAWKDRGLRAIAAALLEGSRQILSANAKDVSAGRANGTSAAMLDRLTLTDARIKALAGALENLATLPDPVGNVVRGQTLPNGLRLRQINVPMGVVAAIYEARPNVTVDIAGLGLKSGNAVILRGGTAAAATNAALVTILRDALESVGLPADAVQTVDQYGREGANVLMRARGRVDVLIPRGGRDLIQSVVRNAAVPVIETGEGNVHIFLDASANEEMAVEILLNAKTQRPSVCNTVETLLVHSGSTVLPAVAAALRAAGVTLHTDERVRAALPASVESVPATEEDWATEYMDLDLAVAMVDSLEDAVRHIRTWSTGHTEAILTNDLANAERFIAEVDSAAVIVNASTRFTDGGELGLGAEVGISTQKLHARGPMGLTELTTTKWIVQGEGQIRA; from the coding sequence ATGACTGAGGCCCTGACTCCCCGCTCTGCCGTGCTCGCCGACAAGCTGATTGCCGACGGTCTGATCCCTGCGGATGGGCCGTCGCAAGGCGTCCGCGCCACCCCGGCTTCCCCGGAGGCCGCGGAAGCACCCGGGGAAGCCGACGTGGAGGCCGCCGTCCACGCCATTGCCGACCGCTCCCGCCACGCCGCCCGCCGGATGGCCGGCGCGAACCGCGCCTGGAAGGACCGGGGCCTGCGGGCGATTGCCGCCGCGCTGCTCGAGGGCAGCCGCCAGATCCTCAGCGCCAACGCTAAGGACGTTTCCGCGGGACGGGCCAACGGCACGTCCGCGGCCATGCTGGACCGGCTCACGCTCACGGACGCCCGGATCAAAGCCCTGGCCGGCGCCCTGGAAAACCTCGCCACGCTTCCCGATCCGGTGGGGAACGTGGTGCGCGGCCAGACCCTCCCCAACGGGCTGCGGCTGCGCCAGATCAACGTGCCGATGGGCGTCGTCGCCGCCATCTACGAGGCGCGGCCCAACGTCACCGTTGACATCGCCGGGCTGGGCCTCAAGAGCGGCAACGCCGTCATCCTGCGCGGCGGGACCGCCGCTGCCGCCACGAACGCCGCCCTGGTCACCATCCTCCGCGACGCGCTGGAGTCAGTGGGCCTGCCCGCCGACGCCGTGCAGACCGTGGACCAGTACGGCCGCGAAGGCGCAAACGTCCTGATGCGTGCCCGCGGCCGGGTGGATGTCCTGATACCCCGCGGCGGCCGCGACCTGATCCAGTCCGTCGTGAGGAACGCCGCGGTGCCGGTCATCGAGACGGGGGAGGGCAACGTCCACATCTTCCTCGACGCCTCCGCCAACGAGGAGATGGCCGTGGAAATCCTGCTGAACGCCAAGACCCAGCGTCCCAGCGTCTGCAACACCGTGGAAACCCTGCTGGTCCACTCCGGCTCCACCGTGCTGCCCGCCGTCGCCGCCGCCCTGCGCGCCGCCGGCGTGACCCTGCATACGGACGAGCGGGTCCGTGCGGCGCTGCCGGCGTCCGTCGAGTCCGTCCCCGCGACCGAGGAGGACTGGGCCACCGAGTACATGGACCTGGACCTCGCCGTGGCCATGGTGGACAGCCTGGAGGACGCCGTCCGGCACATCCGCACCTGGTCGACCGGGCATACTGAGGCCATCCTGACCAACGACCTCGCCAACGCCGAGCGGTTCATCGCCGAGGTCGATTCGGCCGCCGTGATCGTGAATGCCTCCACACGGTTCACCGACGGCGGTGAACTGGGCCTGGGCGCCGAGGTGGGCATCTCGACCCAGAAGCTGCACGCCCGGGGCCCGATGGGACTCACTGAACTGACCACCACGAAGTGGATCGTCCAGGGCGAGGGCCAGATCAGGGCCTAG
- a CDS encoding zinc ribbon domain-containing protein YjdM, whose amino-acid sequence MNQTLPPCPECSSEYTYELGALLVCPECAHEWSAAAPSATDDAPKVIKDAVGKVLADGDTVTVIKDLKIKGSSTVIKVGTKVRGIRLVDGVGGHDIDCKVDGVGPMQLKSSVVKKI is encoded by the coding sequence GTGAACCAGACCCTTCCCCCGTGCCCCGAATGTTCCAGTGAATACACCTATGAGTTGGGGGCGCTCCTGGTTTGCCCCGAGTGCGCGCACGAATGGTCCGCCGCCGCGCCGTCCGCAACCGATGACGCACCGAAGGTCATCAAGGACGCGGTCGGCAAGGTCCTCGCGGATGGCGACACCGTCACAGTCATCAAGGACCTGAAGATCAAGGGCAGCTCCACCGTCATCAAGGTCGGCACCAAAGTCCGTGGCATCCGCCTCGTCGACGGCGTGGGCGGCCACGACATCGACTGCAAGGTGGACGGCGTCGGCCCCATGCAGCTCAAATCCAGCGTCGTCAAGAAGATCTAG
- the nadD gene encoding nicotinate-nucleotide adenylyltransferase, which yields MGGTFDPIHHGHLVAASEVAAEFDLDEVVFVPTGQPWQKMSKKVSEAEHRYLMTVIATASNPRFTVSRVDVDRPGPTYTIDTLRDLRTLRPDADLFFITGADALAQILSWKDIDELWSLAHFVGVTRPGHVLDGMGRKDVSLLEVPAMAISSTDCRARVAAGNPVWYLVPDGVVQYIAKYGLYDGDPDPVDHASGIEAENEAARYMRSAEISQPASTE from the coding sequence ATGGGCGGCACATTCGACCCCATCCACCACGGACACCTTGTCGCAGCCAGTGAGGTTGCGGCGGAGTTCGATCTGGACGAAGTGGTGTTTGTGCCCACCGGCCAGCCGTGGCAAAAGATGAGCAAGAAGGTCAGCGAGGCGGAGCACCGGTACCTCATGACCGTCATCGCCACGGCCTCTAACCCCCGGTTCACCGTCAGCCGGGTGGACGTGGACCGGCCGGGGCCGACCTACACCATTGACACGCTGCGTGACCTGCGCACCCTGCGGCCCGACGCCGATCTGTTCTTCATCACCGGCGCGGACGCCCTGGCCCAGATCCTGTCCTGGAAAGACATCGACGAGCTCTGGTCCCTGGCGCACTTTGTCGGGGTCACCCGGCCCGGACACGTGCTGGACGGCATGGGACGCAAGGACGTCAGCCTGCTCGAAGTCCCGGCCATGGCAATCTCCTCCACGGACTGCCGCGCCCGCGTGGCTGCCGGCAACCCCGTCTGGTACCTCGTGCCCGACGGTGTGGTCCAGTACATCGCGAAGTACGGACTGTACGACGGCGACCCTGACCCCGTGGACCACGCATCGGGAATTGAAGCAGAGAACGAAGCGGCCCGGTACATGCGGTCCGCCGAAATAAGCCAACCAGCCAGCACTGAGTGA
- a CDS encoding LamG domain-containing protein: MRDQNISLRATTALDLGPKWRLFRRIRAATIALALTGPMIVGFAPAASAVTCDRSTAPPTNSFPGKVIAASNFESGKLKGFKATTQGNGSVKVASTSSHSGACAAFLHATTANNSIAYMQAALPGKTTEVYADGWFNITKAGVAGNNVPFFRFFSSSERVIDLFRDNASGAVVLRVTAPNGTFSYTTLVPNAALGTWHHVAMHIVANGTATGVQVWYNEQSVHASKSVRIGAKSLTAVQLGAEHDTQMGDTYADDVIVKAIK, translated from the coding sequence ATGCGCGATCAAAATATCTCCCTCCGAGCGACGACAGCCCTCGACTTAGGTCCAAAATGGCGGTTGTTTCGGCGGATCCGTGCCGCCACGATCGCCCTGGCGCTGACCGGCCCGATGATAGTAGGTTTTGCCCCGGCTGCCTCGGCCGTGACCTGCGACCGCTCCACCGCACCGCCGACAAACTCGTTCCCGGGCAAAGTCATCGCGGCGTCGAATTTCGAGTCCGGGAAGCTCAAAGGATTCAAAGCCACCACGCAGGGCAACGGTTCCGTCAAGGTCGCTTCAACGTCTTCCCACTCCGGAGCCTGCGCCGCGTTCCTGCACGCGACCACCGCCAACAATTCCATCGCCTACATGCAAGCGGCCCTGCCCGGTAAAACAACCGAGGTCTATGCAGACGGCTGGTTCAACATCACTAAAGCCGGGGTGGCCGGAAACAACGTCCCCTTCTTCCGCTTCTTCAGCAGCAGCGAACGCGTCATAGACCTGTTTCGAGATAATGCCAGCGGTGCTGTGGTGCTGCGGGTAACGGCCCCTAACGGGACATTCAGTTACACCACCCTGGTGCCCAACGCGGCGCTGGGTACTTGGCACCACGTGGCCATGCACATCGTGGCCAACGGTACCGCGACTGGCGTGCAAGTTTGGTACAACGAACAGTCCGTCCACGCCAGCAAGTCGGTCAGAATCGGCGCTAAATCATTGACGGCCGTTCAACTCGGCGCTGAGCATGATACGCAGATGGGTGACACGTACGCGGACGACGTGATCGTCAAGGCCATCAAGTAA